The Oryza glaberrima chromosome 9, OglaRS2, whole genome shotgun sequence genome includes a window with the following:
- the LOC127785144 gene encoding disease resistance RPP13-like protein 4, protein MEAAIVSGITKEVITSLKTSAVNEIAKLVCVKKEIKNLTVTFDDICAQIRGADQIVAHSEATNYRLKLLREYAYEAENIIDLFSIELGGMQEPRLQERNASSVCRCCREVGVRYKVANDIQELNKKLERITPTLLQELFREDRQSNITTPQHDEFITIGRNIANECDNLFRLLRGNQAGQCLFAIVGAVGVGKTTLAQKIYHDTRNNFRTRLWVHVSNDSRNLGIWRGESFLGTGETAVQRVVLREYLINDRYRRLLLVIDNVWEENGWNQFLGQDFCHGGDTVLLVTTRHECVARTMGIARCHRIRRLSEDDGWLLLRTTANLRETEATGNIQDVGRRIVQKCSGLPVAVRTIGYHLRGKTLEDEWESVYLEDFVATYPEIRNSIDASYMKLSYLLKRCFLYCSLYPEGYVIEKQCIMQQWIAEGFFSEVLLQVQEEEAERCYQELIDRCLLLPEDEAHGVTGAKMLNLFRSFAIYRSQDENYVSNPRNIGRNFKPWRLCVTNGGRVEDIPDDATSLRSLFLFGSPQINGKSLEFIFSKLTSLRVLDLRHTQVDNISTYLKKLHKLKQLRYLNLSNTRISSLPASIGSLTMLQFLILKNCPLLKSLPRCVGHLKKLRSLDISGTPMLNVIQFNLLELTELNCLQGFVPTTSVQQNNNGDGWKFEEVRPLGNLRSLQMVKLERASLSRDDLGQSNLHGKPNLKELELCCSSADPQNRDRDAEHIKAVFEALKPAQCLVSLKIANYYGDQFPSWFSNSHLTVLQRLTLDLDDCLPSLDLPPLGQMMNLKFLKITASNLLPDANNRQLRGEPRNGVAFPRLEQLVLGKMESLAPWSVLQEDDLPLLRVFHLDGCSQLNSIPSWLQSCGKLTSMKIKNIDTLQEIASLPSLKELEVHNSGRLQTVLNIRRLEDLTISDCPVLATVDGVPLLCSVHIKEQSAQLPQWLQQKSFVLRRLDIIGTEELLDRCSSPIAQYGSIIQATAEHVYAKLVDGSLYFSYNKSTGSFQRSRRCIERLTVDGLHNNAVPPYNWRAWMVYTLYAILVIASCFLFNGFPR, encoded by the exons ATGGAGGCAGCAATTGTATCAGGGATCACCAAAGAGGTTATCACGTCACTGAAAACTTCAGCCGTTAATGAGATAGCTAAATTGGTGTGTGTCAAAAAGGAGATCAAGAACCTCACCGTAACATTTGACGATATCTGTGCTCAAATAAGAGGCGCAGACCAGATTGTTGCACACTCTGAAGCAACAAACTACAGGCTCAAGCTGCTGAGAGAATATGCCTATGAGGCAGAAAACATCATCGATCTCTTCAGTATTGAACTTGGGGGAATGCAAGAACCACGACTGCAG GAACGAAATGCTTCATCTGTATGTAGATGCTGCAGAGAAGTTGGTGTCAGATACAAGGTGGCAAATGATATCCAAGAACTAAACAAGAAATTGGAGAGAATTACACCAACACTGCTCCAGGAACTGTTTAGAGAAGATCGACAAAGCAATATTACTACTCCTCAACATGATGAGTTCATTACTATTGGCAGAAATATCGCAAACGAGTGCGATAATCTCTTCAGGCTACTGCGAGGTAACCAAGCCGGTCAATGCCTTTTTGCTATAGTTGGTGCTGTTGGAGTTGGCAAGACCACACTCGCTCAAAAGATATACCATGATACAAGGAATAATTTTAGAACCAGGTTATGGGTGCACGTCTCGAACGACTCAAGGAACCTGGGGATATGGCGGGGGGAGAGTTTCTTGGGAACAGGAGAAACTGCAGTGCAAAGAGTGGTGTTGCGTGAATATTTAATAAATGACAGATACAGAAGGCTGTTGCTAGTGATCGATAATGTGTGGGAAGAGAATGGCTGGAACCAGTTCTTGGGGCAGGATTTCTGTCACGGTGGAGACACAGTGCTGCTTGTGACTACACGACATGAGTGTGTTGCGAGAACCATGGGGATAGCCCGTTGTCACCGTATAAGAAGGCTCAGCGAGGACGATGGTTGGTTGCTGCTTCGCACAACGGCTAACCTTAGAGAAACAGAGGCTACAGGCAACATTCAAGATGTTGGGAGAAGAATCGTGCAAAAATGCAGTGGCCTTCCGGTTGCAGTAAGGACAATCGGGTATCACCTCAGGGGAAAGACCCTAGAAGATGAATGGGAGAGTGTGTACTTGGAGGATTTTGTTGCCACTTACCCAGAGATACGGAACAGCATCGATGCAAGCTACATGAAGTTATCTTATCTCCTCAAGCGTTGTTTCCTTTACTGCTCACTGTACCCAGAGGGTTATGTGATAGAAAAGCAATGCATCATGCAGCAGTGGATTGCAGAGGGGTTCTTTTCTGAAGTACTACTACAAGTACAAGAAGAGGAAGCTGAAAGATGTTACCAGGAACTGATAGACAGATGCCTTCTTCTGCCAGAGGACGAAGCTCATGGTGTGACGGGGGCTAAGATGCTAAACCTCTTCAGATCATTTGCAATTTATCGGTCACAAGATGAGAACTACGTGAGCAATCCTCGTAATATCGGCAGAAATTTCAAACCATGGCGCCTGTGTGTCACAAATGGAGGTAGAGTAGAAGACATCCCAGATGACGCTACAAGCTTAAGGTCACTCTTTTTGTTTGGGAGTCCACAGATTAATGGAAAATCCTTGGAATTTATCTTCAGTAAGTTAACAAGCCTAAGAGTTCTGGACCTTAGACATACACAAGTTGATAATATTAGCACCTATCTCAAAAAACTACACAAACTCAAGCAACTCAGGTATCTAAACCTTTCTAATACTAGGATAAGCTCACTTCCTGCTAGCATTGGGAGTTTGACAATGCTACAATTTTTAATCCTTAAAAATTGCCCACTTCTAAAGTCTCTACCAAGATGTGTTGGCCACTTGAAAAAACTGAGAAGCCTTGATATCTCAGGAACTCCAATGCTAAATGTCATCCAATTCAACCTTCTCGAACTTACAGAACTCAACTGCTTGCAAGGTTTTGTCCCAACCACCTCAGTACAGCAAAACAATAATGGGGATGGTTGGAAATTTGAGGAGGTAAGACCCCTGGGTAATCTGAGGAGCCTCCAGATGGTAAAGCTAGAGAGAGCTTCATTGAGCAGAGATGACCTGGGCCAATCGAATCTGCATGGAAAGCCCAATCTCAAAGAGCTCGAGTTATGTTGCAGCTCTGCTGATCCTCAAAACAGAGACCGTGATGCAGAGCATATAAAAGCTGTCTTTGAGGCACTTAAGCCTGCTCAATGCCTCGTTTCTCTTAAGATAGCTAACTATTATGGCGATCAGTTTCCATCTTGGTTTTCAAATTCCCATCTGACAGTGCTGCAGCGGCTAACCCTTGACCTTGATGACTGCTTACCTAGTTTGGATCTACCACCCCTAGGTCAGATGATGAATCTCAAGTTCCTGAAAATAACAGCTTCCAATCTCTTACCTGATGCCAATAACAGACAACTTCGAGGTGAACCAAGAAACGGCGTGGCATTTCCACGGCTGGAGCAACTGGTTCTAGGCAAGATGGAAAGCCTGGCACCATGGTCGGTTCTTCAGGAGGATGACTTGCCTTTGCTTCGTGTTTTCCACCTTGATGGATGCTCACAGCTGAATTCAATTCCTTCATGGCTCCAGAGCTGCGGCAAATTGACAAGCATgaagataaaaaatattgatactCTTCAAGAAATTGCTAGCCTGCCTTCACTCAAGGAACTAGAGGTTCACAATAGTGGCAGGCTACAAACAGTCCTCAACATCCGCAGGCTTGAGGATCTCACAATTTCTGACTGCCCAGTTCTTGCAACTGTGGATGGTGTTCCTTTGCTGTGCTCTGTGCACATCAAAGAACAGTCGGCCCAGCTACCACAGTGGCTGCAGCAGAAATCGTTCGTACTCAGGAGATTGGATATCATTGGCACCGAGGAGCTACTCGACAGATGCTCCTCGCCTATTGCTCAGTACGGGTCTATCATTCAAGCTACTGCTGAACATGTTTATGCGAAACTGGTTGATGGTTCCCTCTACTTCTCCTACAACAAAAGTACCGGTAGTTTCCAGAGAAGCCGACGATGCATTGAGCGCCTTACAGTGGATGGTTTACATAACAATGCTGTGCCTCCGTATAATTGGAGAGCATGGATGGTGTACACGCTTTACGCTATCCTGGTGATTGCTTCTTGTTTCCTATTCAATGGATTTCCGAGATAA